The following coding sequences lie in one Oncorhynchus kisutch isolate 150728-3 linkage group LG17, Okis_V2, whole genome shotgun sequence genomic window:
- the LOC109908689 gene encoding E3 ubiquitin/ISG15 ligase TRIM25-like: MPLSKAEKLLEHELSCPICLELYTNPVYLPCGHNYCLACINATDASSGEKSLPRCPECREEYSGTETLHKNFKLCGIIEGYRAIALVENLGREPLEVHCDHCLDTETLAIKTCLKCEMSLCVRHLQRHTERESFRSHDLVEPQTKLGLRSCAIHGRLLEYFCVSDMTFLCASCFIKGTHQNHDVLTIEVAEEEMRRVLESRSKEVANRLQLTETLLQRAAEDQGTSDAVGDKLMSTAVALMDSMAGLVSRYRDRMSLLLEEERGHQRKIWQSGLGLLEEQQKELMEANQSSAEVLSVTDKRLFIHRFLLIESQLTEVVTGTVARVLSKEPLNTKRLQASLRMNDFRAEMGQLLQTLNVQLNPLELTFNNTTAHPSLLLSNDLRTVKYIGTKQASTDNPERFSTAPQVLCSQSFTSGEHIWVVEVGDQSMWSVGLCYKSVPRRGDHSRLGHNPVSWRLQWKNKKLTACHASSNMALVEKTNQPLRVEVALDYEGGTLIFHSTKGCREHLHTFRAVFREPVYPAFSIHSTTAQSWITLQNGV, from the coding sequence ATGCCTCTGTCTAAAGCAGAGAAGCTGTTAGAACATGAGCTCAGCTGCCCTATCTGCCTAGAGCTCTACACAAATCCGGTCTATCTGCCCTGTGGCCATAACTACTGCCTTGCCTGCATTAACGCTACAGACGCCAGCAGTGGAGAGAAGAGCCTGCCTCGCTGCCCTGAGTGCAGAGAAGAGTACAGTGGTACAGAGACACTGCACAAGAACTTCAAGCTCTGCGGCATCATAGAAGGCTACAGGGCCATTGCGctagtggagaaccttgggagaGAGCCGCTGGAGGTACACTGTGACCACTGCCTGGACACAGAGACGTTGGCCATCAAGACCTGTCTAAAGTGTGAAATGTCCCTGTGTGTCAGGCACCTGCAGCGCCACACTGAGAGGGAATCCTTCAGGAGCCATGACCTGGTGGAGCCCCAGACTAAGCTGGGCCTGAGGAGCTGTGCTATCCATGGACGCCTGCTGGAGTACTTCTGTGTCAGCGACATGACCTTCCTCTGCGCCTCCTGCTTCATCAAGGGCACCCACCAGAATCACGATGTCCTGACTATCGAGGTGGCTGAGGAGGAGATGAGGCGGGTCCTAGAGAGCCGGAGCAAGGAAGTGGCCAACAGGCTGCAGCTGACCGAGACCCTGCTGCAGAGGGCTGCTGAGGACCAGGGCACCTCTGATGCTGTGGGGGACAAGCTGATGTCTACTGCTGTGGCCCTGATGGACAGCATGGCTGGTCTGGTGAGCAGGTACAGGGACAGGATGAGCCTgctgctggaggaggagagaggccatcAAAGGAAGATCTGGCAGAGTGGCCTGGGGCTCCTAGAGGAACAGCAGAAGGAGCTGATGGAGGCCAACCAGAGCTCTGCCGAGGTCCTCTCAGTGACTGATAAGCGTCTGTTCATCCACAGGTTCCTGCTGATCGAATCCCAGCTCACGGAAGTGGTGACAGGCACTGTGGCCAGAGTGCTCTCCAAAGAGCCTCTCAACACCAAGCGGCTTCAAGCCAGCCTGAGGATGAATGACTTCAGGGCAGAGATGGGGCAGCTCCTCCAGACCCTCAATGTCCAGCTCAACCCTCTGGAGTTGACCTTCAACAACACCACAGCGCACCCCAGCCTGCTGCTCTCCAACGACCTGCGGACAGTCAAGTACATTGGCACCAAGCAGGCCTCCACTGATAACCCAGAGAGGTTCAGTACCGCGCCCCAGGTCCTCTGCTCCCAGAGCTTCACAAGTGGGGAGCACATCTGGGTGGTGGAGGTGGGCGACCAGAGCATGTGGTCAGTGGGCTTGTGCTACAAGAGCGTGCCCAGGAGGGGTGACCACAGCCGGCTGGGCCACAACCCAGTCTCCTGGCGTCTGCAGTGGAAGAACAAGAAGCTGACGGCGTGCCATGCCTCCTCAAACATGGCGCTGGTTGAAAAGACCAATCAGCCGCTGAgggtggaggtggcactggactATGAGGGGGGCACACTGATCTTTCACAGCACCAAGGGCTGTCGGGAGCACCTGCACACGTTCAGGGCTGTGTTCAGAGAACCTGTGTACCCTGCGTTCAGCATCCACTCCACCACAGCACAGTCCTGGATCACCCTCCAGAATGGAGTGTGA